A stretch of the Niveispirillum cyanobacteriorum genome encodes the following:
- a CDS encoding HlyD family efflux transporter periplasmic adaptor subunit translates to MVMAATFSDAEQQPIPLPALRDELLLHQAAPDHHGNPRWTLEDPARNRFFQIGWAEMEMLARWQLGEASAVVEAVNHATTLDIAIEDIIDFTRFLSGANLLQVRGPEAMARLAEQAKAGRIGWAKWLLKNYLFVRIPLVRPDRWLERALPHVRFIYTAAFFWITVLAGLTGLLLVGQQWDVFRSTFLHFFSLEGAALAGLTLFATKVIHELGHAFTAKRHGARVSSMGVALLVMFPMLYTDTSGAWKLRERRQRLQIGAAGMGAELVLACYATLAWSFLPDGMLRSAAFMLATTTWLLTLAVNLNPFMRFDGYFLLSDALDIANLQDRSFALARWHLRERLFGLGEAVPEEMPARLRRFLILYAYSVWVYRFFLFLGIALLVYHFFFKLLGIFLFAVEIVWFIGVPIWRELKEWAKRRTGLRLNHATVRTGLLTALGLALLMLPWNSNVRAPALLRAGQQAVFYAPSGAKLLLMPEHGQIVEAGTPLFQLSDPDLDHRLASVERELARLRWQNSFLVLDRASGASLRIVREDYAAAQQKHAALLLEKERLTIRAPFDGLVADIPTPLLPGEWVSGGEWLGTVTASGPALIEAFVDEHDLERLAIGNEAAFIAEAGGWDSVPLRLTTLATTATTRLQNVPELASTHGGGIAALNDAHHGPVPEKAVYRVLLTATEGHGLPMTLRGEVHIDGDRQSLALRLLTRAIAVLRRESGF, encoded by the coding sequence ATGGTGATGGCAGCCACCTTCTCGGATGCAGAGCAGCAACCGATCCCCCTGCCAGCGCTACGTGACGAGCTGCTGCTCCATCAAGCGGCTCCTGATCATCATGGAAATCCGCGCTGGACATTGGAAGACCCGGCACGCAACCGCTTCTTCCAGATCGGCTGGGCCGAGATGGAAATGCTGGCCCGCTGGCAACTGGGCGAGGCGTCTGCCGTGGTGGAGGCTGTCAATCACGCCACTACGCTGGATATTGCGATAGAGGACATTATCGACTTTACCCGGTTCCTATCGGGCGCCAACCTTTTGCAGGTACGCGGCCCCGAGGCCATGGCCCGATTGGCTGAGCAGGCTAAGGCTGGCCGCATAGGATGGGCCAAATGGCTCTTGAAGAATTATCTCTTCGTGCGCATCCCCCTGGTGCGCCCCGACCGGTGGCTGGAACGCGCACTGCCGCATGTCCGCTTCATTTATACAGCCGCCTTCTTCTGGATAACCGTGCTGGCGGGTCTCACCGGCTTACTGCTGGTCGGACAGCAGTGGGATGTGTTTCGTTCCACCTTTCTGCATTTCTTCAGCTTAGAAGGTGCGGCATTGGCCGGTCTGACCCTGTTCGCCACCAAGGTGATCCACGAACTGGGGCATGCTTTCACGGCCAAACGCCATGGTGCTCGGGTCTCCAGCATGGGGGTGGCGCTGCTGGTCATGTTCCCTATGCTCTATACGGACACATCGGGTGCCTGGAAGCTCCGGGAACGACGGCAACGGCTGCAAATCGGTGCTGCCGGCATGGGGGCCGAACTGGTGCTGGCCTGTTATGCCACGCTGGCCTGGAGCTTCCTGCCCGATGGCATGCTGCGCAGTGCCGCCTTCATGCTGGCCACCACAACCTGGCTGCTGACGCTTGCCGTCAATCTGAACCCTTTCATGCGCTTTGACGGCTATTTTCTGCTCTCCGATGCCCTCGACATAGCCAACCTGCAGGACAGGTCCTTCGCCCTGGCCCGCTGGCATTTGCGTGAGCGGCTATTCGGCCTGGGAGAGGCTGTACCAGAGGAGATGCCGGCCCGGCTGCGGCGTTTCCTGATCCTTTATGCCTACTCGGTCTGGGTCTATCGCTTCTTCCTGTTCCTAGGCATCGCCCTGCTGGTTTATCATTTCTTTTTCAAGCTGCTGGGCATCTTTCTGTTCGCGGTGGAGATCGTGTGGTTCATCGGCGTGCCTATCTGGCGGGAACTGAAGGAATGGGCCAAACGCCGAACTGGCTTACGCCTGAACCATGCCACGGTGCGGACTGGTCTTCTCACAGCCCTCGGGTTGGCACTCCTTATGCTGCCCTGGAACAGCAATGTTCGGGCCCCTGCCCTGCTACGTGCAGGACAGCAAGCCGTCTTCTATGCGCCTAGTGGTGCGAAGCTCTTGCTCATGCCAGAGCATGGCCAGATTGTTGAGGCCGGCACGCCGTTATTCCAGCTTTCCGATCCTGATCTTGATCACCGATTGGCCAGCGTGGAACGTGAGCTAGCCCGTCTGCGCTGGCAGAACAGCTTTCTTGTGTTGGACCGCGCGTCGGGTGCCAGTCTGCGGATCGTTCGGGAGGATTACGCCGCGGCTCAGCAGAAGCATGCGGCTTTGCTGCTGGAGAAAGAGCGACTGACAATCCGAGCACCATTCGATGGGCTGGTCGCGGATATCCCTACTCCACTCCTACCCGGAGAATGGGTCAGCGGCGGCGAATGGCTGGGTACAGTGACAGCTTCAGGGCCCGCATTGATCGAGGCTTTCGTCGATGAACATGACCTGGAAAGGCTGGCCATCGGTAATGAAGCAGCCTTCATCGCGGAGGCTGGTGGATGGGATAGCGTACCATTGCGGCTAACCACCCTTGCCACGACGGCCACAACACGGTTGCAGAACGTTCCTGAGCTGGCCTCCACCCACGGAGGGGGGATTGCAGCACTGAATGATGCCCATCACGGCCCCGTACCGGAGAAAGCAGTTTATCGTGTCCTTCTGACGGCCACTGAGGGGCATGGTCTGCCAATGACACTGCGCGGAGAAGTCCATATCGACGGAGACCGCCAAAGTCTGGCCTTGCGGCTTCTGACGCGCGCTATCGCGGTTCTGCGACGTGAAAGCGGGTTCTAG
- a CDS encoding efflux RND transporter periplasmic adaptor subunit encodes MTDPRDRQLVALAGLVQLERRVRGAPTPAELAFLMVNETHALVSYRQAAFWRADKAAIQSLSGLAAPDPEAPFTQWLGKKMASWSSLSTPLDLTVDDMPGEEVELWMAHLPAYGLLLPLLRSGETVPVGLLLLARDMPFTDGERQLLDIACNAYAHAWKALIGPGTKRLPLIKDRRKLALATAGIALIALFPVRQSVLAPAEIVPHKPIILRAPLAGVVEEILVPPNATITEGQKLVRMDGRELESRLEVARQALAIADAEQRQAQQQAVFDERAKSSLAVLAARREQAAADVAYAEELLARGQLTAPKAGIAIYDNPDEWAGRPVALGERILMIADPTDVELDILLPAADAIPLDIGGDIRFFLNVDPASPLSATLTRVGYRAAPTPDGLVAYRLSGRFTADGLTQKERLRVGLKGTAKLEGHWTILALQVLRRPLTALRLWLGW; translated from the coding sequence ATGACAGATCCGCGCGATCGGCAGCTGGTGGCCCTGGCTGGGCTGGTTCAGTTGGAACGTCGGGTACGGGGCGCACCAACGCCAGCGGAATTGGCCTTCCTGATGGTGAACGAAACCCATGCCCTGGTTTCCTACCGGCAGGCAGCCTTTTGGCGTGCGGACAAGGCTGCGATCCAATCTCTTTCCGGCTTGGCAGCCCCTGACCCCGAGGCTCCTTTTACACAGTGGCTGGGCAAGAAAATGGCCTCATGGTCCAGCTTGTCCACGCCTCTGGACCTGACTGTGGACGATATGCCAGGGGAAGAGGTCGAGTTGTGGATGGCGCATCTGCCGGCTTACGGCTTGCTGCTGCCTCTTCTGCGGTCGGGCGAGACTGTTCCTGTCGGCTTACTGCTGCTGGCCCGGGACATGCCCTTCACCGATGGGGAGCGGCAGCTGCTGGATATTGCCTGCAACGCCTATGCCCATGCCTGGAAGGCTTTGATAGGGCCGGGCACCAAACGACTGCCCCTGATCAAGGATCGCCGCAAGCTGGCTCTGGCCACTGCGGGTATTGCTCTTATCGCCTTGTTCCCTGTACGCCAGTCTGTACTGGCGCCAGCTGAGATCGTACCCCATAAGCCGATCATTCTACGGGCTCCCTTGGCGGGGGTGGTGGAAGAAATCCTGGTTCCTCCCAATGCCACCATCACGGAGGGCCAGAAGCTGGTCCGCATGGATGGACGTGAGTTGGAGAGCCGGCTTGAGGTGGCGCGTCAGGCACTGGCGATCGCCGACGCCGAGCAACGTCAAGCGCAGCAGCAGGCCGTCTTCGATGAGCGCGCCAAAAGCAGCCTTGCCGTGCTGGCAGCGCGCCGCGAACAGGCCGCAGCTGACGTCGCCTATGCCGAGGAACTACTGGCCCGCGGCCAGCTGACTGCCCCCAAGGCAGGTATCGCTATTTATGACAATCCGGATGAGTGGGCTGGACGGCCTGTCGCCTTGGGCGAACGCATCCTGATGATCGCCGATCCGACAGATGTCGAACTGGACATCCTGCTACCGGCTGCTGATGCCATACCCCTGGATATCGGTGGTGATATCCGTTTCTTCCTGAATGTCGATCCAGCCTCCCCTTTGTCAGCCACCCTGACACGGGTCGGCTATCGCGCAGCGCCGACACCTGACGGTCTGGTGGCTTACCGGCTTTCGGGACGCTTTACAGCAGACGGCCTGACACAAAAGGAGCGGCTCCGCGTGGGCCTGAAGGGTACTGCCAAACTGGAAGGACACTGGACGATCCTGGCCCTGCAAGTGCTGCGACGCCCCTTGACGGCTCTGCGCCTCTGGCTGGGTTGGTGA
- a CDS encoding efflux RND transporter periplasmic adaptor subunit, whose product MTLPAYTQQAPVPPPPGAILSAGTEIRVQIRARQHAILSAEMAGKIVELPFRDGETFRKGDRLVTFDCAAQRARQDQAAAAAQAASRKREVSAKLNQLNSISQLELAVAESAEAQAKAELALTGVMVQRCSITAPYDGRVSEVQVQRYAFAAEGAPLIGIYDSSQYDIEMIVPSAWLAWLKPGLSFPLRVDETGSDHQAEITRLSGAVDPVSQSVRVYGRIKGSIEQLRPGMSGSASLAVGKAP is encoded by the coding sequence GTGACACTGCCGGCCTATACCCAGCAGGCGCCGGTACCGCCCCCACCTGGGGCGATCCTGTCTGCGGGTACGGAGATCCGTGTCCAGATCCGAGCTCGCCAACATGCGATACTCTCGGCGGAGATGGCTGGTAAGATTGTGGAGCTTCCCTTCCGGGATGGTGAAACCTTCCGGAAAGGGGATCGTCTGGTCACATTCGACTGTGCGGCTCAACGTGCCCGTCAGGATCAGGCAGCGGCAGCGGCCCAAGCCGCAAGCCGCAAACGGGAAGTATCAGCCAAGCTGAACCAGTTGAATTCCATCAGCCAGCTTGAATTAGCCGTCGCGGAAAGTGCTGAAGCGCAGGCCAAGGCCGAACTGGCGTTGACAGGCGTCATGGTGCAACGCTGCTCCATTACGGCTCCTTATGATGGTCGGGTATCGGAAGTACAGGTCCAGCGTTATGCATTCGCTGCCGAAGGTGCTCCCCTGATCGGCATTTATGACAGCAGCCAGTACGACATCGAAATGATCGTTCCTTCCGCCTGGCTTGCTTGGCTGAAGCCCGGTCTCTCCTTCCCATTGCGAGTGGATGAGACAGGCAGCGATCATCAGGCGGAAATCACGCGCCTGTCAGGGGCGGTGGATCCTGTCAGTCAGTCAGTCCGTGTCTATGGCCGTATCAAGGGTTCGATCGAGCAACTGCGGCCAGGGATGAGCGGGTCGGCCTCGCTAGCCGTAGGCAAAGCGCCATGA
- the tnpC gene encoding IS66 family transposase has product MAERWPQGPGGHAPRGLALCQNWGLFIRHFWGVLSRQRHQMLAGQGVRLDRATLGYWVRRAAWWLRPLYEKLLRHIRSRPVVFCDETPLPRLDPGRGRTKTCQLWSQAVDERPWQGPSAPAVAYVYAEGRQTAEVQRQLSGFSGILQVDGYQAYKSLAKPSRSAEPIQLAFCMAHARRKFVDVYATTKSAVAQEVISRIAALYALEARINGQPAPVRHAVRQAEARPILEALRPYLLGVRAQISTQAGLAGAIGYMLNHWDGLCAYLEDGRIAIDSNVVERSMRPIGVGRRNSLFAGSAAGGEYWAILSSLINSAKLNGIDPQTYIADVLERLVSGEITINRIEELLPWAWKATREANLLERAA; this is encoded by the coding sequence ATGGCGGAGAGATGGCCGCAAGGCCCCGGGGGGCATGCCCCCCGGGGCCTTGCCCTCTGCCAAAACTGGGGACTTTTCATTCGCCACTTCTGGGGAGTTTTATCCCGCCAGCGACACCAGATGTTGGCCGGCCAGGGCGTGCGGCTGGACCGGGCGACTTTGGGGTATTGGGTGCGGCGGGCGGCCTGGTGGCTGCGACCGCTCTACGAGAAGCTGCTGAGACACATCAGGTCCCGGCCGGTGGTGTTCTGTGATGAGACACCACTGCCCCGGCTCGATCCGGGGCGCGGTCGGACCAAGACATGCCAGCTCTGGTCACAGGCGGTGGATGAACGTCCTTGGCAGGGGCCGTCGGCGCCGGCGGTCGCCTATGTCTATGCCGAGGGCCGGCAGACGGCGGAGGTGCAACGGCAATTGTCGGGGTTCAGCGGCATTCTCCAGGTGGATGGCTACCAGGCCTACAAGTCGCTCGCCAAACCCAGCCGATCCGCAGAGCCGATCCAGCTGGCATTCTGCATGGCGCATGCGCGCCGTAAGTTCGTTGACGTCTATGCCACCACGAAATCGGCGGTGGCACAGGAGGTCATTTCCCGCATCGCTGCCCTTTACGCCCTTGAGGCCCGGATCAACGGCCAGCCGGCCCCCGTGCGACACGCTGTCCGGCAGGCCGAGGCCAGACCGATCCTGGAGGCGCTGCGCCCCTATCTGCTGGGCGTACGGGCACAGATCTCGACCCAGGCGGGATTGGCCGGTGCCATCGGCTACATGCTGAACCATTGGGACGGCCTGTGCGCCTACCTGGAAGATGGAAGGATCGCCATCGACAGCAATGTGGTGGAGCGGAGCATGCGTCCTATCGGCGTCGGCAGGCGCAATAGCCTGTTCGCCGGTTCGGCTGCCGGGGGCGAGTATTGGGCAATCCTGTCCTCGCTGATCAACTCGGCCAAGCTGAACGGCATCGATCCGCAGACATACATTGCCGATGTGCTGGAGCGGCTGGTCTCGGGCGAGATCACCATCAACCGCATTGAGGAACTGCTGCCCTGGGCCTGGAAGGCGACACGGGAGGCCAATCTGTTGGAGCGGGCTGCATGA
- the tnpB gene encoding IS66 family insertion sequence element accessory protein TnpB (TnpB, as the term is used for proteins encoded by IS66 family insertion elements, is considered an accessory protein, since TnpC, encoded by a neighboring gene, is a DDE family transposase.) — translation MIRLGSVPRILLWSAPIDFRKGVNGFVALVADALATDPYCGDVFVFRSKRSDRLKLLVWDGTGLVLATKWLESGRIVWPPVRQGVVRLSAGQYALLADGLDWTRVVPPPVRKPVWLG, via the coding sequence TTGATCCGTCTGGGGTCGGTGCCGAGGATTTTGCTTTGGTCGGCACCGATCGACTTCCGCAAGGGGGTGAACGGTTTTGTGGCCCTTGTGGCGGATGCATTGGCGACCGACCCTTATTGTGGGGATGTGTTCGTGTTTCGCTCCAAGCGCAGCGACCGCCTGAAGCTGCTGGTGTGGGACGGTACAGGCTTGGTCCTGGCGACGAAATGGCTGGAGAGCGGACGGATCGTATGGCCGCCGGTGCGTCAGGGGGTTGTGCGACTGAGTGCGGGGCAGTATGCCCTGCTGGCCGATGGTCTTGACTGGACCCGGGTGGTTCCGCCCCCTGTCCGCAAGCCTGTTTGGTTGGGGTGA
- the tnpA gene encoding IS66-like element accessory protein TnpA: protein MITGQRRRRNWTAAEKAVIVSESAEAGANISDAARRHGVNRALLSVWRRQAGLAEISGSGQFVPVTSEATTPCAGRTVEPWAVDVDLRAGRVRFSGAVDPIVVRAVLTALGGQF, encoded by the coding sequence GTGATCACGGGTCAGCGTCGTCGTCGGAATTGGACGGCGGCGGAGAAGGCGGTGATTGTGTCGGAAAGTGCTGAGGCGGGGGCGAACATCTCTGATGCTGCGCGACGCCATGGGGTGAACCGGGCCTTGCTGAGTGTTTGGCGTCGGCAGGCTGGGCTGGCTGAGATTTCGGGTTCTGGACAGTTCGTACCGGTGACGTCGGAGGCGACGACGCCGTGCGCGGGGCGGACAGTGGAACCATGGGCGGTGGATGTTGATCTGCGGGCCGGCCGGGTCCGGTTCAGTGGGGCGGTGGATCCTATCGTGGTCCGGGCGGTGCTGACGGCGCTGGGGGGACAGTTTTGA
- the istA gene encoding IS21 family transposase, with protein sequence MIKLGDLVMILDLARQGLSVSAIARRTGFDRKTVRRHIERGLEPPAYTPRPPRLSLLSLYEPFLRERLATVPELTARRLHREIKEQGYKGGYTLVKVFVRSVRPAPARRFERRFETPPGKQAQVDFAYFKTEFTDEPGMERVVWLFSLVLGHSRMIWARFVARQDLPTLLRCHIAAFEALGGVPEQILYDRMRTAVLGEAGDDRGVVYNEKLLTLAAHYGFLPKACKPYRAQTKGKVERPFRYVREDFFLGLTFRNLDDLNTQFRQWLDQVANVRRHATTGRVVIEHFVEEKPNLRPLPAGPCNAVLALERRVTRDGMVSVGGNLYSVPDCTRRRVVEVQVTATQVQILEDGTLIANHPVLEGRGRRRLLEGHRTLPPPANSTVTREGAAPPTKPPGRTVTPRDLTIYDAIGRRLADQGVRP encoded by the coding sequence GTGATCAAGCTTGGGGACCTTGTCATGATCCTGGACCTTGCCCGCCAAGGGCTATCCGTTTCCGCCATCGCCCGCCGGACCGGTTTCGACCGCAAGACCGTGCGCCGGCATATCGAGCGTGGGCTGGAGCCGCCCGCCTACACACCCCGGCCACCGCGGCTGTCGCTGTTATCCCTCTATGAGCCCTTCTTGCGCGAACGGCTGGCCACCGTGCCGGAACTGACGGCCAGACGCCTGCACCGGGAGATCAAGGAGCAGGGCTACAAGGGCGGCTACACCCTGGTGAAGGTCTTTGTCCGGTCCGTGCGACCGGCACCGGCCAGGCGCTTCGAGCGCCGGTTCGAGACGCCGCCCGGCAAACAGGCCCAAGTGGATTTCGCCTATTTCAAAACCGAATTCACCGACGAACCTGGCATGGAGCGGGTGGTCTGGCTGTTCTCCCTGGTGCTGGGCCATTCTCGGATGATCTGGGCACGGTTTGTCGCCCGTCAGGACCTGCCCACCCTGCTGCGCTGTCATATTGCCGCCTTTGAGGCCCTGGGCGGCGTGCCGGAGCAGATCCTGTACGATCGCATGCGTACTGCGGTCCTGGGCGAGGCAGGCGACGACAGGGGCGTCGTCTACAACGAGAAGCTTCTGACACTGGCGGCCCATTACGGCTTCCTGCCCAAGGCCTGCAAGCCCTACCGGGCTCAGACCAAAGGTAAAGTGGAGCGGCCCTTCCGCTATGTACGGGAGGATTTCTTCCTGGGCCTTACCTTCCGCAATCTGGACGACCTGAACACCCAATTCCGGCAATGGCTAGACCAGGTGGCCAATGTCCGCCGCCATGCCACCACCGGTCGGGTGGTCATCGAGCATTTCGTCGAGGAGAAACCCAACCTCCGGCCATTACCCGCCGGTCCCTGCAATGCCGTGCTGGCCCTGGAGCGGCGTGTTACCCGCGACGGCATGGTGTCGGTGGGTGGCAACCTCTATTCCGTCCCCGACTGTACCCGTCGGCGCGTCGTGGAGGTGCAGGTCACCGCCACCCAGGTTCAGATCCTGGAGGATGGAACGCTGATCGCCAACCATCCCGTCCTGGAGGGACGCGGGCGGCGGCGCCTGCTGGAGGGACATCGTACCCTGCCGCCACCGGCCAACAGCACTGTTACCCGGGAGGGGGCAGCACCGCCAACCAAGCCACCGGGTCGGACCGTGACGCCCCGCGACCTCACCATCTATGACGCCATCGGTCGCCGACTGGCCGATCAGGGGGTGCGGCCATGA
- the istB gene encoding IS21-like element helper ATPase IstB, with protein sequence MTLIPSTLERIRRHLVGLRMPRALETLDSTVRQLERGEISALEALEGLLGEELTLREGRRIKAALKMGRLINIKTLEGFDFSFQPSLDRNRIMTLAQLDFIARHEVLHFLGQPGCGKTHLALALGVEAVKGGHSVYFMTLADLITSLAKAEREGNLRERLRFLCRPQLLIVDEIGYLPVIPGGGNLFFQLVNARYERGAMILTSNRGFAEWGEVFNDPVVATALLDRLLHHAIVVHIEGASYRLRRHADLIPDNNRVRPINQPNQPKPRGRPPKNKQA encoded by the coding sequence ATGACGCTGATCCCATCGACCCTGGAACGCATCCGCCGGCATCTGGTGGGCTTGCGCATGCCGCGCGCCCTGGAAACCCTGGACAGCACCGTCCGCCAGCTCGAACGCGGCGAAATCTCCGCCCTGGAGGCGCTGGAGGGCCTGCTGGGCGAGGAACTGACCCTGCGCGAGGGGCGGCGCATCAAGGCCGCCCTCAAGATGGGGCGGCTGATCAACATCAAGACCCTGGAGGGGTTCGACTTCTCCTTCCAGCCCTCGCTGGACCGCAACCGCATCATGACCCTGGCCCAGCTGGACTTCATCGCCCGCCATGAGGTCTTACATTTCCTCGGCCAGCCCGGCTGCGGCAAGACCCACCTAGCTCTGGCCTTGGGCGTGGAGGCCGTCAAGGGCGGCCACTCCGTCTATTTCATGACCTTGGCCGACCTCATCACCTCCCTGGCCAAGGCCGAGCGCGAGGGAAATCTGCGCGAACGCCTGCGCTTCCTATGCCGGCCCCAACTGCTCATCGTCGATGAGATCGGCTACCTGCCCGTCATCCCGGGCGGTGGAAACCTGTTCTTCCAGCTCGTCAACGCCCGTTACGAACGCGGCGCGATGATCCTCACCTCAAACCGTGGCTTCGCCGAATGGGGAGAGGTCTTCAACGATCCCGTCGTCGCCACCGCCCTGCTGGACCGTCTCCTGCATCATGCCATCGTCGTCCACATCGAGGGCGCCAGCTATCGCCTGCGCCGTCATGCCGACCTGATCCCGGATAACAACCGCGTCAGGCCCATCAACCAGCCAAATCAGCCAAAACCAAGAGGGAGACCGCCGAAAAACAAACAAGCCTGA
- a CDS encoding UPF0149 family protein, translating into MTNKPRLLKETRQIRAADPMPPPPERLRLSDADLHTYLRARGAASAVNSLSGLDGYLAAILVGPKFIDPRIWVADLAGENAMMATEGTKDALAMQAIVHHFNTISATMSDAPDQYRPRFDTDRSGKPDPLFWELGFYRNCSRGWQKGLPWLLEYESTCGWRSPLSAA; encoded by the coding sequence ATGACCAACAAACCCCGCCTGCTCAAGGAGACCCGGCAGATTAGGGCGGCAGACCCGATGCCGCCGCCGCCGGAGCGCCTCCGGCTGAGCGATGCCGACCTCCACACCTATCTACGCGCCCGGGGAGCGGCATCGGCCGTGAACAGCTTGTCCGGCCTCGATGGCTATCTGGCCGCCATTCTGGTGGGGCCGAAATTCATCGATCCACGGATCTGGGTGGCGGATCTGGCGGGTGAGAACGCCATGATGGCAACAGAGGGAACAAAAGACGCCCTGGCCATGCAGGCCATCGTTCATCACTTCAACACGATCTCCGCCACCATGTCGGATGCCCCGGATCAGTATCGCCCGCGGTTCGATACCGACCGCAGTGGGAAACCTGATCCTCTGTTCTGGGAATTGGGGTTCTACCGTAATTGCTCACGTGGTTGGCAAAAGGGGTTGCCCTGGCTCCTGGAATATGAGTCAACGTGTGGATGGAGAAGCCCGTTGTCCGCCGCCTGA
- a CDS encoding IS66 family transposase zinc-finger binding domain-containing protein yields the protein MLDSTSPPPIDPRILLRIIAVLTERNTRLEAEVAAYRRMVLGARSERSAVILSDQGCLNLGDAGDAPSVPSGANDNTGMAEDVCVKQDGGRRPARRNVGALPPALPRIERVVEPVETACPCCNGVLHRIGEDVSEALDIVPAVVRVLRTIRPKYGCRACEGTVLQAPAPARVVTGGMASTALVAHVVSACYGWHLPLYRQCQM from the coding sequence ATGTTGGATAGCACTTCCCCACCCCCCATCGATCCACGGATTTTGCTCCGGATCATCGCCGTCCTGACGGAGCGGAACACGCGTCTGGAGGCTGAGGTGGCGGCGTACCGGCGGATGGTGTTGGGCGCACGCTCTGAACGCTCCGCTGTGATCCTGTCCGACCAGGGGTGCCTCAATCTCGGCGATGCCGGGGACGCCCCATCGGTACCGTCGGGAGCCAACGACAATACGGGCATGGCGGAAGACGTCTGCGTGAAACAAGATGGCGGTCGCCGTCCCGCCCGACGGAACGTGGGTGCCTTGCCACCGGCATTGCCGCGGATCGAGCGAGTGGTTGAACCCGTGGAGACGGCCTGTCCCTGCTGTAACGGTGTTCTGCATCGGATCGGCGAGGATGTCAGCGAAGCGCTGGATATCGTGCCGGCTGTTGTGCGGGTGCTGCGGACGATCCGACCGAAATATGGCTGCCGCGCCTGCGAGGGCACGGTTCTCCAGGCGCCGGCCCCCGCCAGGGTGGTGACCGGCGGCATGGCCTCGACGGCGCTGGTGGCGCATGTGGTGTCAGCCTGCTATGGCTGGCATCTGCCACTTTACCGTCAGTGCCAGATGTAA